A segment of the Georgenia sp. M64 genome:
GCGCAGCACCCGCCACGCCCCGAGTGCGCTGCCCTTGAGCACGCCGTGCCGGCGAAGCGCCGTCAACGCGTAGGCCGAGCACGAGGGGTAGTAGCGGCACGAGGGCGGCAACCACGGCGAGACCACCGCCTGGTAGCCGCGCACCAGCGCGATGACGAGCCAGGTCAGCGGGTTCCGCGGCTCGTCCTGGGCGGGGTCCTCGCGGACCGGGTGGTCGTGGCTGCGGTCGGCGCCGCTCACGGGGCCCCTCCGCCCCGACGTCGCTGCTTGCGCCGCGCGGAACCGAAGGCGAGGTCGAGGTCCCGGGCGAGCTCCTCGCTCGTGGCCGACGCCGAGGGGGCCAGCGCCCGGACGACCACTCGGCTGCCCGGCTGAAGCTCTGTCGTCCGGTCCCGCAGCAGCGCGCGCAGGCGCCGCTTCACACGGTTGCGCACGACCGCACCCCCGACCGCTTTGGGCACGACAAAGCCGACGAGCGCCGCACCCGTGGTGCGGTCGCCCGTCGGCCCGTTGTCGGTGCCGCCCTCGCTCAGGTGCAGGACGAGGAGGCTGGTACCGCCGCGCACACCTCTGCGCACCGCGTCGGAGAAGTCCTCCGCTCGACGCATCCGGTGCC
Coding sequences within it:
- the yidD gene encoding membrane protein insertion efficiency factor YidD, whose translation is MSGADRSHDHPVREDPAQDEPRNPLTWLVIALVRGYQAVVSPWLPPSCRYYPSCSAYALTALRRHGVLKGSALGAWRVLRCNPWTLGGVDHVPPRGRWRNDRTAGEGGRGPSDAGKPRTLGPDTRGARSAAPKDH
- the rnpA gene encoding ribonuclease P protein component is translated as MLPPRHRMRRAEDFSDAVRRGVRGGTSLLVLHLSEGGTDNGPTGDRTTGAALVGFVVPKAVGGAVVRNRVKRRLRALLRDRTTELQPGSRVVVRALAPSASATSEELARDLDLAFGSARRKQRRRGGGAP